A single Pan troglodytes isolate AG18354 chromosome X, NHGRI_mPanTro3-v2.0_pri, whole genome shotgun sequence DNA region contains:
- the LOC465775 gene encoding CKLF-like MARVEL transmembrane domain-containing protein 6 produces the protein MENGAVYSPTTEEDPGPARGPRSGLAAYFFMGRLPLLRRVLKGLQLLLSLLAFICEEVVSQCTLCGGLYFFEFVSCSAFLLSLLILIVYCTPFYERVDNTKVKSSDFYITLGTGCVFLLASIIFVSTHDRTSAEIAAIVFGFIASFMFLLDFVTMLYEKRQESQLRKPENTTRAEALTEPLNA, from the coding sequence ATGGAGAACGGAGCGGTGTACAGCCCCACTACGGAGGAGGACCCGGGCCCCGCCAGAGGCCCCCGGAGCGGCCTCGCTGCCTACTTTTTCATGGGCCGGCTCCCATTGCTCCGGCGCGTTCTCAAGGGCTTGCAGCTGTTGCTGTCTCTGCTGGCCTTCATCTGTGAAGAAGTTGTATCACAATGTACTTTATGTGgaggactttatttttttgagtttgtAAGCTGCAGTGCCTTTCTTCTGAGTCTCCTTATACTGATTGTGTATTGCACTCCATTTTATGAGAGAGTTGATAACACAAAAGTAAAATCATCggatttttatattactttgggaACAGGATGTGTGTTTTTGTTGGCATCCATCATTTTTGTTTCCACACATGACAGGACTTCAGCTGAGATTGCTGCAATTGTGTTTGGATTTATAGCAAGTTTTATGTTCCTACTTGACTTTGTCACTATGCTGTATGAAAAACGACAGGAGTCCCAGCTGAGAAAACCTGAAAATACCACTAGGGCTGAAGCCCTCACTGAGCCACTTAATGCCTAA